From the Notolabrus celidotus isolate fNotCel1 chromosome 12, fNotCel1.pri, whole genome shotgun sequence genome, one window contains:
- the etv1 gene encoding ETS translocation variant 1 isoform X1, whose amino-acid sequence MDGFHDQRVPYCNSKKPQEKTTSCQRPAHDRKRKFIKSDLALDTEELFQDLSQLQETWLAEAQVPDNDEQFVPDFQTENLAFHGLQLKIKRELHSPCSELSSNCSQERPFKLQYGEKCPYNISAYEQKQPAGMKPSSPVTPPCSTPVSPLHHASPTAAPTPKPDRTYAHIPSSQPLPDNTYSMDHRFRRQLSEPCHSFPSPPTMTRDSRPIYHRQMSEPNIPFPPQGFKQEYPDPLFEHPAMMGAPLPHAYPPSMMIKQEPRDFTYDSAEVPSCHSVYLRQDGFLAHTNRTEGCMFDKVVRHFYDDTCVVPEKVEGDIKQETGLYREGPSYQRRGSLQLWQFLVALLDDPSNSHFIAWTGRGMEFKLIEPEEVARRWGIQKNRPAMNYDKLSRSLRYYYEKGIMQKVAGERYVYKFVCDPEALFSMAFPDNQRPVLKTDMERQINEEDTVPLSHFDENMAYVQEGPYCQPHPYSEGYVY is encoded by the exons ATGGATGGATTTCACGACCAGAGAGTGCCTTACTGTAACTCCAAA aAGCCGCAAGAAAAGACAACAAGCTGCCAGAGGCCAGCacatgacagaaagagaaaattcATTAAGTCCGACCTGGCTCTGGACACTGAAG AGCTCTTCCAGGACCTCAGTCAGCTGCAGGAGACTTGGCTCGCAGAAG CTCAAGTTCCCGACAATGACGAGCAGTTCGTTCCAGACTTCCAGACTGAAAACT TGGCTTTCCACGGACTGCAGCTGAAGATCAAGAGGGAGCTGCACAGCCCGTGTTCAGAGCTGAGCTCCAACTGCAGTCAGGAGCGACCCTTCAAGCTCCAGTATGGAGAGAAGTGTCCGTACAACATCAG TGCCTATGAGCAGAAGCAGCCTGCAGGAATGAAGCCCTCCAGCCCAGTGACGCCCCCCTGTAGCACCCCAGTGTCCCCCCTCCATCATGCCTCACCCACGGCGGCCCCGACTCCCAAACCAGACAGGACCTACGCCCACATACCGTCCTCGCAGCCGCTCCCTGACAACACGTACTCTATGGACCACAG ATTTCGTCGTCAGCTCTCAGAGCCGTGTCACTCGTTCCCCTCCCCGCCGACGATGACTCGGGACAGCCGGCCCATCTACCACCGGCAGATGTCTGAGCCCAACATCCCCTTCCCTCCGCAAGGCTTCAAGCAGGAGTATCCCGACCCCCTGTTCGAGCACCCGGCCATGATGGGGGCACCTCTACCCCACGCGTACCCTCCCAGCATGATGATCAAACAGGAGCCGAGAGATTTCACCTACGACTCAG CAGAAGTGCCTAGCTGCCATTCGGTCTACTTACGGCAAGACGGCTTTCTGGCTCACACTAACAGGACTGAAG GTTGTATGTTTGACAAAGTGGTGAGGCATTTCTACGATGACACCTGCGTCGTGCCCGAGAAGGTTGAAG GTGACATCAAGCAGGAGACGGGGCTGTACCGGGAGGGTCCGTCGTACCAGCGCAGAGGCTCACTGCAGCTCTGGCAGTTTCTGGTGGCTCTGCTGGACGACCCGTCAAACTCACACTTCATCGCCTGGACCGGCCGCGGCATGGAGTTCAAACTCATCGAGCCAGAGGAG GTGGCGCGTCGGTGGGGGATACAGAAGAATCGACCCGCGATGAATTATGACAAGCTCAGCCGATCTTTGCGCTACTACTACGAGAAGGGGATCATGCAAAAG GTGGCCGGAGAGAGATACGTCTACAAGTTCGTGTGCGACCCCGAGGCCTTGTTCTCCATGGCGTTCCCCGACAATCAGCGGCCGGTGCTGAAGACGGACATGGAGCGGCAGATCAACGAGGAGGACACGGTGCCGCTGTCACACTTTGATGAAAACATGGCCTACGTACAGGAGGGCCCGTACTGCCAGCCGCACCCTTACAGCGAGGGTTATGTTTATTAA
- the etv1 gene encoding ETS translocation variant 1 isoform X2, translating to MDGFHDQRVPYCNSKKPQEKTTSCQRPAHDRKRKFIKSDLALDTEELFQDLSQLQETWLAEAQVPDNDEQFVPDFQTENLAFHGLQLKIKRELHSPCSELSSNCSQERPFKLQYGEKCPYNISAYEQKQPAGMKPSSPVTPPCSTPVSPLHHASPTAAPTPKPDRTYAHIPSSQPLPDNTYSMDHRFRRQLSEPCHSFPSPPTMTRDSRPIYHRQMSEPNIPFPPQGFKQEYPDPLFEHPAMMGAPLPHAYPPSMMIKQEPRDFTYDSEVPSCHSVYLRQDGFLAHTNRTEGCMFDKVVRHFYDDTCVVPEKVEGDIKQETGLYREGPSYQRRGSLQLWQFLVALLDDPSNSHFIAWTGRGMEFKLIEPEEVARRWGIQKNRPAMNYDKLSRSLRYYYEKGIMQKVAGERYVYKFVCDPEALFSMAFPDNQRPVLKTDMERQINEEDTVPLSHFDENMAYVQEGPYCQPHPYSEGYVY from the exons ATGGATGGATTTCACGACCAGAGAGTGCCTTACTGTAACTCCAAA aAGCCGCAAGAAAAGACAACAAGCTGCCAGAGGCCAGCacatgacagaaagagaaaattcATTAAGTCCGACCTGGCTCTGGACACTGAAG AGCTCTTCCAGGACCTCAGTCAGCTGCAGGAGACTTGGCTCGCAGAAG CTCAAGTTCCCGACAATGACGAGCAGTTCGTTCCAGACTTCCAGACTGAAAACT TGGCTTTCCACGGACTGCAGCTGAAGATCAAGAGGGAGCTGCACAGCCCGTGTTCAGAGCTGAGCTCCAACTGCAGTCAGGAGCGACCCTTCAAGCTCCAGTATGGAGAGAAGTGTCCGTACAACATCAG TGCCTATGAGCAGAAGCAGCCTGCAGGAATGAAGCCCTCCAGCCCAGTGACGCCCCCCTGTAGCACCCCAGTGTCCCCCCTCCATCATGCCTCACCCACGGCGGCCCCGACTCCCAAACCAGACAGGACCTACGCCCACATACCGTCCTCGCAGCCGCTCCCTGACAACACGTACTCTATGGACCACAG ATTTCGTCGTCAGCTCTCAGAGCCGTGTCACTCGTTCCCCTCCCCGCCGACGATGACTCGGGACAGCCGGCCCATCTACCACCGGCAGATGTCTGAGCCCAACATCCCCTTCCCTCCGCAAGGCTTCAAGCAGGAGTATCCCGACCCCCTGTTCGAGCACCCGGCCATGATGGGGGCACCTCTACCCCACGCGTACCCTCCCAGCATGATGATCAAACAGGAGCCGAGAGATTTCACCTACGACTCAG AAGTGCCTAGCTGCCATTCGGTCTACTTACGGCAAGACGGCTTTCTGGCTCACACTAACAGGACTGAAG GTTGTATGTTTGACAAAGTGGTGAGGCATTTCTACGATGACACCTGCGTCGTGCCCGAGAAGGTTGAAG GTGACATCAAGCAGGAGACGGGGCTGTACCGGGAGGGTCCGTCGTACCAGCGCAGAGGCTCACTGCAGCTCTGGCAGTTTCTGGTGGCTCTGCTGGACGACCCGTCAAACTCACACTTCATCGCCTGGACCGGCCGCGGCATGGAGTTCAAACTCATCGAGCCAGAGGAG GTGGCGCGTCGGTGGGGGATACAGAAGAATCGACCCGCGATGAATTATGACAAGCTCAGCCGATCTTTGCGCTACTACTACGAGAAGGGGATCATGCAAAAG GTGGCCGGAGAGAGATACGTCTACAAGTTCGTGTGCGACCCCGAGGCCTTGTTCTCCATGGCGTTCCCCGACAATCAGCGGCCGGTGCTGAAGACGGACATGGAGCGGCAGATCAACGAGGAGGACACGGTGCCGCTGTCACACTTTGATGAAAACATGGCCTACGTACAGGAGGGCCCGTACTGCCAGCCGCACCCTTACAGCGAGGGTTATGTTTATTAA